Part of the Candidatus Brocadia sinica JPN1 genome, ACATTACGGTAATCGATGATTATGCGCATCATCCGACAGAGATACGTGTTACATTGAAGGCGGCGCGGGAACTTTATCCCGCAAAGAGGATATGGTGCGTATTTCAACCCCATCAATACAGCAGAACACGTCATTTGTTGAAGGGATTTACAAAATCTTTTCAAAATGCCGACAAAGTAATTCTTGCGGATATCTACGCAGCGCGTGATAATGATTATGAAAAAACTGCAATGCATTCAGTGAAGTTATACGAAGAAATCCGTAATACAGGTGTGGATGTCCAGTATATTCCGCAATTGTGCGATATTGTGCATGTTCTTTCTTCACGTGTGAAACGCGACGATGTTGTTGTGACCATGGGTGCTGGTGATGTGTGGAAAGTCTCTTACGACTTAGTTTCGATACTCTAAAAAGGAGAGTGTGAGGTGAAGCGAAAAAATGTTGTTGTGTTGATGGGCGGAGTATCTCCTGAACGTGAAATTTCATTACGTTCCGGTAACGCAGTGGCAAAGGCATTGGCGGATGCAGGATTCAACGTTTCTTGCATCGATGTGAAAGACGAGAAGATTGAGGAATTGGACCATAAGGAAATAGATGTTGCTTTTGTTGCCTTGCACGGATATTTTGGTGAAGATGGGGGAGTACAACAACTTTTGGAATCAAAGGGGATTCTTTACACTGGTTCTGGGATCAAAGCAAGCAAGCTTGCTATGGATAAATTAGCAACAAAAAAATGTTTTATCGAGGCGGGCCTTAAAACGCCGGAGTATATCACTGTGACAGAATTCCAGGAATTGATTGAGATACAGCATGAAGTAATGAGAATCGGGTTGCCGTTAGTGTTAAAACCCACAAGGAATGGTTCCAGCATAGGCATATCACTAGTGAAGGATATGAACAATCTTCAACTAGCTTTAGAAAAGGCATTCGAGTTTGGGTATGAGGTGATTATAGAGAAATACATAAAAGGAAGGGAATTTACTATTGGTATACTAGATGACAAGGCATTGCCCATTATTGAGATTAAACCAGCAATGGAATTCTTTGATTATGATGCGAAATACAAGGATGATAGAACAGAATACCTGATTGTAAAAACAACCCTGAGAGAGAATGGAGAAGCAGTCGGCGCCCCCCCCCGTAACGTTGGGTTTCTCTCATCTTCCCAGTGCGATGAGGCACAAGAATTGGCTTTAAATGCGCATAGGGTACTTGGTTGTAAAGGATTTTCGAGGGTTGATATGATGCTGGACGATCGGAATGAGTTCTCATTGTTAGAAGTGAATACAATTCCGGGTTTTACCGAAAAAAGCCTGCTGCCCAAGGCGGCGAGAGCGGCAGGTATATCCTTCTCGTCTTTATGTGAAAAAATTGTGGATCTTGCTTTCCAGAGTGTACTGGTAAGTGTCGATGAAACAATACAAAAATAGCGGGAATAGTATATTCTATCTCAAGGCTTTTATGAACTCCTTTTCCACCAAATTAGGGGAATTGAAAAGAGTGCTCTATCCCCTTTTTTTACGATTTGGGATATTTGCCTGTATAATAGTTTTTGCGATATGGGGGATAAAAAGGATATGGTGTTCTCTGACAGATTTAAATATTTTTAAAGTCAGTCCTTCTACGTTTTCTTTTAACACGCCCTCCTGGGTGAATGATAATTTTTCTGAAGATATAAAACATATTGAAACTTTGAATGAACGGTATGACATGTATGAAAATAATTTGACACAAAAAATAGCAGACGTTTATGGAGGAATCGTTGTTGTTAAGAAAGTGGACTCTATCAAGCGGGTTTTTCCTAACAAACTGAATATCAAACTTGTGCTGCGCAAGCCTGTTGCTCTAATTAAAAATGGGAGTAATGCCTATCTCGTAGATGATGAGTGTGTCCTGTTGCCAAAAGAATATTACAAATTACAAAATGTGGAGTACGATAGTCCCTGTATCCAGAGCAATAAACTTGCCAGGTTGCCTCTTTATGGAAGCAAATGGAATGATAAAGGCATTGAAGCAGGAATAGAGTTGGTGAAATTTCTCAGGGCAAATAACATCCATAATCTTTTTAAGGTTGTAGCAGTCGATGTGTCAAATGTATGTAAAAGGCGGTTTACGGGCAAGAGTGATATTGTTTTGTGGACAGAAAGCAATACACAAATACGGTGGGGATGTTCTTCCTTATGTAATGAACCCAATGAACTTTCCGATGAAGAGAAGCTGCAAAATCTCCTCAGTATTGCAAGAATAGAAGGAACGAATTTGAAACAGATGGAATATGTTGATGTCCGTTGGAAGAAACCGTTAGGTAAACGATGGGCAAAGGTGGACGTTTCAACGGAAGAACGTTGAAAATATCTATGGTAAATCGGGATTCTCCGGGCTCCAGATTAACCCTTGTCCTGCCTGCCTGGTGGGCCAGCCTTCATTTGTTGTTCCATCCGAATTGCCATTCCGTATGCATTCTATATGACCGTCTAAAAAAAGAATGTTTGCTGCCTTTGAGTGCCTTTGTGCCACGCTCCCATACGAGCCTTCAAAGTTATCAGCTATTCCAGCGCTATTGATGCGACCACCAAAGAGTAACACGGTCTTTGTGGGATTTCCGATGGTTATGGATTATGACGGATACGATAACAAGCAGGTAACGGAGATTTAGAACAGCAGAAAAATGTGTTTTGCGTACAGAAATGTAAGGAAACTTATAAAAACCGATGGATAAAAAATAATAACGTATTTTTAAAAATGTTTGACTTTTTATGGTGTAATGTTAAAATTAGCAAGTAGTTTACTTTTAATCAGATACGATCAATTCTATTTAATGCGGAAGTGGCGGAATCGGCAGACGCGCTAGTTTGAGGGGCTAGTCCCGCTGATACCGGGGTGGGGGTTCAAATCCCCCCTTCCGCACCACTTTGCATTTGCCTGCCCGGTAGTTTATTAAGATCAAACAGATAACATAATATTGTAAACTGATTTTAGTTGCACTTCCTTGATAATGCGTGACATAAATAATAAAAAATAAGGCTGTATTAATGTAATGAAGAGTTTACCCAGATATGGGAGATTTATTGATGAGCAAATATGCATTCTTAGGTGTGGCAGTTTTTGTATTGTTTGCAACAAGTTGTAAGGAAATGCAGATAAAAAAGTCTGATTTTGCGCCATTTAAAAAGCCAGTCACTCTTTCTACTACTACGGAAGAAGTAGAAAAAAAACCCTGGGAATACGAAATTTCACCTGAAAAAAAGGCTGTAGAAAAAAAAGAAGGGATACCGGATGAATTTGTTTATAAGGAAGAACATAAAAGACCAGAACCTTCCCTCCGTAAACCGGAATATACAGGGGAGAAAATCGACATTGCATTTAACTTCGATAGTGCAGAAATAAAAGACGTTCTCCAGATTATATTGGGTGAGATTCTCAATGTAAATTATATCCTGGATAAACGAGTTGCAGGAACGATTAATCTGCATGCTACCG contains:
- a CDS encoding prepilin-type processing-associated H-X9-DG domain-containing protein, producing MLLFGGRINSAGIADNFEGSYGSVAQRHSKAANILFLDGHIECIRNGNSDGTTNEGWPTRQAGQGLIWSPENPDLP
- a CDS encoding cell division protein FtsQ/DivIB; the encoded protein is MKQYKNSGNSIFYLKAFMNSFSTKLGELKRVLYPLFLRFGIFACIIVFAIWGIKRIWCSLTDLNIFKVSPSTFSFNTPSWVNDNFSEDIKHIETLNERYDMYENNLTQKIADVYGGIVVVKKVDSIKRVFPNKLNIKLVLRKPVALIKNGSNAYLVDDECVLLPKEYYKLQNVEYDSPCIQSNKLARLPLYGSKWNDKGIEAGIELVKFLRANNIHNLFKVVAVDVSNVCKRRFTGKSDIVLWTESNTQIRWGCSSLCNEPNELSDEEKLQNLLSIARIEGTNLKQMEYVDVRWKKPLGKRWAKVDVSTEER
- a CDS encoding D-alanine--D-alanine ligase, with protein sequence MKRKNVVVLMGGVSPEREISLRSGNAVAKALADAGFNVSCIDVKDEKIEELDHKEIDVAFVALHGYFGEDGGVQQLLESKGILYTGSGIKASKLAMDKLATKKCFIEAGLKTPEYITVTEFQELIEIQHEVMRIGLPLVLKPTRNGSSIGISLVKDMNNLQLALEKAFEFGYEVIIEKYIKGREFTIGILDDKALPIIEIKPAMEFFDYDAKYKDDRTEYLIVKTTLRENGEAVGAPPRNVGFLSSSQCDEAQELALNAHRVLGCKGFSRVDMMLDDRNEFSLLEVNTIPGFTEKSLLPKAARAAGISFSSLCEKIVDLAFQSVLVSVDETIQK